One Rosa chinensis cultivar Old Blush chromosome 3, RchiOBHm-V2, whole genome shotgun sequence DNA window includes the following coding sequences:
- the LOC112193474 gene encoding probable disease resistance protein At5g66910, with protein sequence MDLASFPQGRRIPASVLIDIWTVLIDMWAADKDSSCIAKLYELTYWRLATLVITRNEKGELDDYYGEHFVTQHDLLRELAVHQTDEGPIKLRRRLIIDIRGSKLPKWWKKQMDQPFEEVLLVSISTDSLFSSKWRDIQLPKAKVLVLNFHTKNYALPEFVEKMEKLKVLIVTNYGFLPAEVSNFTLLGSSSKLKRIRLERIFLSSITKNPIELKRLQKVSFFMCNMGQAFSKGSIKFFDAFPDLQEINIDYCSDLVELPADICLLIHLKKLSITNCHKLSALPEMIGELGNLEVLRLRSCSDLSELPSSVRKLKRLKVLDVSNCFSIKEVPEHIGEMCCLEKLNMRQCSRLQELPESILDLERLTDVICDEETKGLWEPLPSLSNNIQIRVVKEEINLDWLQKLYS encoded by the exons ATGGACCTTGCTTCATTTCCTCAAGGCCGAAGGATTCCTGCTTCTGTCCTGATTGATATATGGACTGTCCTCATTGATATGTGGGCAGCAGATAAAGATAGTTCATGTATTGCAAAACTCTACGAGCTCACCTACTGGAGGTTGGCTACTCTTGTAATCACGAG GAATGAGAAGGGGGAGTTGGATGACTACTATGGTGAACACTTCGTTACCCAACATGATCTCCTTAGAGAGCTGGCTGTCCACCAGACAGATGAGGGCCCTATAAAACTGAGGAGAAGACTGATTATAGACATACGTGGAAGCAAACTTCCCAAATGGTGGAAAAAACAGATGGATCAGCCCTTCGAAGAAGTTCTCCTAGTATCTATTTCAACTG ATAGTCTCTTCTCATCAAAATGGCGCGACATACAACTACCGAAAGCTAAAGTTCTAGTTCTGAATTTCCACACAAAGAACTATGCATTGCCCGAATTTgtagagaaaatggaaaaattgaaGGTTCTAATAGTCACAAATTATGGGTTCTTACCAGCTGAAGTGAGTAATTTTACATTGCTGGGTTCTTCATCTAAACTAAAGAGGATAAGATTAGAGcggatttttctttcttccattaCCAAGAACCCCATAGAGTTGAAGAGACTACAGAAGGTATCTTTCTTCATGTGTAACATGGGGCAAGCTTTTAGCAAAGGTTCCATCAAATTTTTTGACGCATTCCCAGACCTTCAAGAAATCAACATTGACTATTGCAGTGATTTGGTGGAATTACCTGCTGACATCTGTCTTCTAATCCATCTAAAAAAGCTCAGCATCACCAACTGTCATAAGCTATCTGCCTTGCCTGAAATGATTGGAGAGCTGGGCAATTTGGAAGTTTTGAGGTTAAGGTCCTGCTCAGACTTATCAGAGTTGCCAAGTTCAGTTAGGAAACTCAAAAGGCTAAAGGTTCTCGATGTATCCAATTGCTTCAGCATTAAGGAGGTGCCTGAACACATTGGTGAAATGTGCTGCTTGGAAAAGCTCAACATGAGGCAGTGCTCGAGATTGCAAGAGCTGCCTGAATCAATTTTGGATCTTGAAAGGTTAACTGATGTGATATGTGATGAGGAGACAAAAGGGTTGTGGGAACCTTTGCCCAGTCTCAGCAACAACATACAGATAAGGGTGGTCAAAGAGGAAATCAACCTAGATTGGCTTCAAAAGCTTTACTCTTGA
- the LOC112191494 gene encoding cytochrome P450 93A2, with protein sequence MANFHEYLVLLLIWLVPFIFFRTIFTKSRTHHRLPPSPRALPIIGHLHLLGRIPHQALHKLSSRHGPLIQLYFGSKPCVVVSSPEMARECLKTHEMSFLNRPKMTNVDYLTYGSADFVMAPYGPYWKFMKKLCMSELLGGRILDQNLPIRHEEIERFLHFMVKKADKGEQVDVGGELVRLTNNIISRMAFNRRCSDNDEEAYEVREVLEEMCELAGRFNFSDMFWFCKNLDLQGYGKRLKDVRSRYDKMMGKIMEEHEESRRKRKNDPSKCDNAVNLLDILLDIYEDQSSEIKLSRENIKGFIMNMFGAGTDTSSVTIEWALSELINSPNVMAKAREEIDSIVGTNRLVKESDIVNLPYLQAIVKETLRLHPTGPMIARESTEHCTINGYDIPAKTRLFVNVWAINRDPKHWKDPLEFVPERFWKSTLDVRGQSFQFLPFGSGRRSCPGTSLALQVIHATLAAVIQCFDWKVGDGAAGIDGTVGMEEGPGISLPRAKPLVCVPSVRFSPFPST encoded by the exons ATGGCGAATTTCCATGAGTACCTTGTTCTTCTCCTCATATGGTTAGTCCCTTTCATCTTTTTCCGAACCATCTTCACCAAATCTCGAACTCACCATCGTCTGCCTCCGAGTCCACGGGCCCTTCCCATCATCGGACATCTTCACCTCCTTGGCCGAATCCCTCACCAAGCTCTTCACAAGCTCTCATCCCGACACGGACCCCTAATTCAACTCTACTTTGGCTCCAAACCCTGTGTCGTCGTTTCCTCACCAGAAATGGCCAGAGAATGCCTAAAAACCCATGAAATGTCCTTCTTGAACCGTCCCAAAATGACCAACGTAGACTACCTTACTTATGGCTCAGCCGACTTTGTCATGGCACCTTATGGACCTTACTGGAAATTTATGAAAAAGCTTTGCATGTCTGAGCTGCTTGGGGGCCGAATCTTAGACCAAAATCTACCAATTAGGCACGAAGAGATAGAGCGATTCTTACATTTCATGGTTAAGAAAGCTGACAAGGGAGAACAAGTAGATGTTGGAGGAGAGCTTGTACGGTTAACAAATAACATCATCTCGCGGATGGCATTTAATCGAAGGTGTTCGGATAATGATGAAGAAGCATACGAAGTGAGGGAAGTGCTGGAAGAGATGTGTGAGCTTGCCGGGAGGTTCAATTTCTCGGATATGTTTTGGTTCTGCAAGAATTTGGACTTGCAAGGATATGGAAAAAGGCTTAAAGATGTGCGTAGCAGATATGACAAAATGATGGGAAAGATTATGGAGGAGCATGAGGAGTcaagaaggaagaggaagaatgaTCCATCTAAATGTGATAACGCAGTGAATTTGCTTGATATTCTGCTTGATATATATGAAGACCAAAGCTCAGAGATCAAATTGTCAAGAGAGAACATAAAGGGCTTTATCATG AATATGTTCGGTGCTGGGACTGATACATCATCGGTAACAATAGAATGGGCACTATCGGAGCTAATCAACAGCCCAAACGTGATGGCAAAAGCAAGAGAAGAAATTGATTCCATAGTGGGAACCAACAGATTAGTAAAAGAATCTGATATCGTCAATCTTCCCTATCTCCAAGCCATAGTTAAAGAAACACTGAGGCTTCACCCAACAGGCCCAATGATCGCGAGAGAGAGCACTGAACATTGCACCATCAACGGCTATGATATTCCGGCGAAGACCAGACTCTTTGTCAACGTTTGGGCCATCAATAGGGACCCAAAGCACTGGAAGGACCCGCTCGAGTTCGTGCCGGAGAGGTTTTGGAAGAGCACACTGGATGTGAGAGGCCAGAGCTTCCAGTTTCTGCCGTTTGGGAGTGGAAGAAGAAGTTGCCCTGGAACTAGTTTGGCTCTTCAGGTTATTCATGCAACACTGGCAGCTGTAATTCAGTGCTTTGATTGGAAGGTTGGGGATGGAGCTGCTGGAATTGATGGTACGGTGGGGATGGAAGAAGGACCTGGGATATCACTTCCTAGGGCTAAACCTCTGGTTTGTGTTCCTTCGGTCAGGTTTAGTCCATTTCCATCAACCTGA